One Scophthalmus maximus strain ysfricsl-2021 chromosome 9, ASM2237912v1, whole genome shotgun sequence genomic region harbors:
- the vimr2 gene encoding desmin: protein MAMLRVSSYRKLFEDEHWNRSGGLGVQCAGQFRASFRRAAVDECDCDKLDLVAARSLNKEGLNQFAQDRTVIAALNDRLVGLIELARCFEEENESLECQIVELEEKLNSQQASSSITSTVAQPDYSLDAVLERLRKERDEILRDTEELHKELEGLQDGYEKAAQQRIFYQQERQDVAEEVDAVTAECLALREQVAIYEEQLANMEAQHTMAVGSLLEPADGTTGAVAAFGFCSPDMTPALDVKEYYCQLAESLQFKCGAAPSAVVRSGDRKQLEGGQAVGSRVENVPKIKDSSELKMLISELQKELTELEMCNAELEDEVEMKKAAYMEEIAELKCTIDEMRHKDADLQAQMTEQCEDYKELLSEKMARDMEIVAYRSLVEEEEERLCYL from the exons ATGGCCATGCTCAGAGTGTCGTCGTACCGCAAGCTGTTTGAGGATGAACACTGGAATCGCAGTGGAGGGTTGGGTGTGCAGTGTGCAGGGCAGTTTCGGGCCTCGTTCAG GCGTGCGGCCGTTGACGAGTGTGACTGTGACAAGTTGGACTTGGTGGCTGCCAGGTCTCTCAACAAGGAGGGTCTGAACCAGTTTGCCCAGGACCGCACTGTTATCGCTGCCCTCAATGACCGCCTGGTTGGGCTTATTGAGCTG GCTCGTTGTTTtgaggaggagaatgaatcACTTGAATGTCAGATTGTGGAGCTAGAAGAGAAGCTGAACAGTCAACAAGCCTCTTCCAGCATCACCTCCACTGTGGCTCAACCTGACTACAGCCTGGATGCAGTGTTGGAAAGGCTGCGTAAGGAGAGG GATGAGATTCTGCGTGACACTGAGGAGCTGCACAAAGAGCTTGAAGGTCTGCAGGACGGCTACGAGAAGGCTGCACAGCAGAGAATCTTCTACCAGCAAGAACGACAAGATGTTGCCGAG GAAGTGGATGCTGTGACAGCAGAGTGTTTGGCGCTGAGGGAGCAAGTGGCTATCTACGAGGAGCAGCTGGCCAACATGGAGGCCCAGCACACGATG GCAGTGGGGAGTCTGCTGGAGCCAGCTGACGGGACGACAGGGGCGGTGGCAGCTTTTGGATTTTGCAGCCCTGACATGACTCCGGCCTTGGATGTTAAGGAGTACTACTGCCAGCTGGCTGAGAGTCTCCAG TTCAAGTGCGGTGCAGCCCCTTCTGCTGTGGTTCGCAGTGGTGATCGAAAACAACTGGAAGGGGGACAAGCCGTAGGGTCAAGGGTCGAAAACGTGCCAAAAATAAAGGACTCCAGTGAGCTGAAGATGCTG ATTTCAGAGCTACAAAAGGAGCTTACTGAGCTTGAGATGTGTAATGCGGAGCTGGAGGATGAGGTTGAGATGAAGAAGGCTGCGTACATGGAGGAGATTGCTGAGTTGAAG TGTACGATAGATGAAATGCGGCACAAGGACGCCGACCTCCAGGCGCAGATGACGGAGCAGTGTGAAGACTAcaaggagctgctcagtgagAAGATGGCCAGAGACATGGAGATTGTTGCCTACAG GAGtctggtggaggaagaggaggagaggctgtgCTACCTGTGA